In Aegilops tauschii subsp. strangulata cultivar AL8/78 chromosome 3, Aet v6.0, whole genome shotgun sequence, one genomic interval encodes:
- the LOC109743300 gene encoding uncharacterized protein isoform X2, with product MRGGRRGRGRVRRGGGAAAARPPRGERAAGVQVIELSDDDVKLATQTKPSKGEIAEGCAADDFKALPCDSTMEVSTKHLGRLRKRTAATGAATSELHEDELKVADVKLSNDEGGQMLPPCRSSKRLCGQQIGKQDSVGRESEDGGQMLHPCRRSKRLQRKLAAKQELSSRESQHDVFVNSEDESKTFIQQRRPNCLRKRFISEYYSGELAEDKHTSRSSSDYDYDHLPPQQRSKRLRHRMRTRYDAYDDDSDSDSVDNHRKTIPCRRMSKRLQEKQKTDHVSDESCTEASLCMLSASSSTGSDDELLRSTVKPCKSTSSGPICSICESGAGSCLLIQCQNSSCSRSFHTFCLSPPMQDTRGTLECPLCKINEASLAKGMEVYASKKIQRLVGCRRVILQESDFQYQILVKWQLLSHHHDCWVPLDWLLVFDRLRAQSYIRKNTLPKEVYMDDQRKPEWFEVDRAIACRRKFDLGLCDILASYKDNEDFEGYEFLVKWKGLDYCDATWESYSTEGVKSAVSMLVKRHQNTLRRVDCVSPMNIEGMVSENIHNDALYDYQLQGLKWMFDNFKSKRSVILADEMGLGKTVQVVSFLSHIIKGSFTTSPALVLAPKSILLQWKKEFDRWAHDLNIVVYQGDKDSRKCIQAHEMYSSERKTLFDALVTSYEIVQIDKAVLQKIKWSTIVIDEAHRLKKLDCNLASCLKKYSSEFRLLLTGTPLQNNILELFSLLHYIDPDEFSDPKADALFSPIESELDLTIDEKIARIHDILKPRMLRRMKSDVLKDSMPTKKWVEVPCALADSQRDLYINILEKNYSKLNSAIQYGRKLSLNNVLMELRKCCNHPYLFPGLEVKQKAGEDVFQSLVSASGKLQLLHKLLPKLKERGDRVLIFSQMTKMLDILEDFLSFLGYKYARIDGQTALSARQESIKEYNNTESETFIFLMSTRAGGLGIDLPGANRVIIYDPDFNPFMDLQAQSRAHRIGQTRPVVVYQLITKCSVEEKILQKSKQKLAIENMLMNSSDSKKPRVDELQSILLHGAKTIVDKKKINAVSIHYDDEAIDNLLKLDPSSGEMCTSDDNGYLGSIVSFAHGAEDVVPPSPNVEDLKVFKPATPKVDLGRGRRPRNVVKYFEEVDNEDSDDMYAPEPSSESSSSSSDDETEQEIPEVASARTEVAVKTEAATVVKLEVAPSPGSALTNSDSGSSGSSSSDDEKEEVKPVVAGVNP from the exons ATGAGaggcgggaggcgcgggaggggGAGAGTGCGGCGGGGAGgtggcgccgccgccgctcggccGCCGCGGGGCGAGCGCGCCGCCGGCGTCCAGGTCATCGAACTCAGCGATG ATGATGTGAAGTTGGCAACGCAGACAAAACCATCGAAAGGAGAAATCGCGGAGGGATGCGCGGCAGATGATTTCAAGGCGCTCCCATGCGATTCCACCATGGAAG TTTCCACAAAACACCTGGGGCGTCTTAGAAAGCGAACAGCCGCTACTGGTGCTGCAACTTCTGAGTTGCATGAGGATGAGCTAAAGGTTGCTGATGTCAAGCTGAGCAATGATGAAG GTGGGCAAATGTTGCCTCCATGTAGAAGCTCCAAACGCCTATGTGGGCAGCAAATTGGAAAGCAAGACTCGGTTGGGAGGGAGAGCGAGGATG GTGGGCAAATGTTGCATCCATGCAGAAGATCCAAACGTCTACAGAGAAAACTAGCTGCAAAGCAAGAATTGAGTAGCAGGGAGAGTCAGCATGATGTATTTGTGAACAGCGAGGATG AGTCCAAAACGTTCATTCAACAAAGGAGGCCAAACTGCCTCAGAAAGAGATTTATATCCGAGTATTATAGTGGTGAATTGGCTGAAGATAAACACACATCACGGAGTAGCTCTGATTATG ATTATGATCACTTGCCCCCTCAACAAAGATCAAAGCGTCTTCGGCACAGAATGCGAACTAGATATGATGCATACGACGACGATTCTGATAGTGACAGTGTGGATA ATCATAGGAAGACAATTCCATGCAGAAGAATGTCAAAGCGTCTGCAAGAGAAACAGAAGACTGATCATGTTTCAGAT GAGAGCTGCACTGAAGCTTCTTTGTGTATGTTGTCAGCGTCTTCATCCACAGGATCAG ATGATGAGCTATTGCGTAGTACTGTAAAACCTTGCAAAAGCACTTCTAGTGGACCTATTTGCTCAATATGTGAG AGTGGAGCTGGCAGCTGTCTTCTGATCCAGTGTCAGAATTCAAGCTGTTCTCGTAGCTTCCACACTTTCTGTCTTAGTCCTCCGATGCAAGATACTAGAGGCACATTGGAATGTCCTCTCTGCAAAATCAATGAAGCATCTTTGGCTAAGGGAATGGAAGTGTATGCCTCAAAAAAGATCCAAAGGCTTGTAGGTTGCAGACGGGTGATTCTTCAGGAGTCAGATTTCCAGTATCAAATCCTCGTGAAGTGGCAATTACTTTCTCATCATCACGACTGCTGG GTTCCACTTGATTGGCTTCTTGTTTTTGACCGCCTACGAGCACAAAGCTACATAAGGAAGAATAC GTTGCCTAAAGAGGTCTACATGGACGATCAAAGGAAACCTGAATGGTTTGAAGTAGATCGTGCCATTGCATGTCGTCGGAAGTTTGATCTTGGTTTATGTGATATCTTAGCTAGTTACAAGGATAATGAAGATTTTGAGGGATATGAGTTTCTTGTGAAATGGAAAGGCCTTGATTATTGTGATGCTACATGGGAGTCCTATTCCACTGAAGGAGTGAAGTCAGCTGTTTCCATGCTTGTCAAAAGGCATCAAAATACTTTACGAAGAGTTGATTGTGTCAGCCCAATGAACATTGAAGGGATGGTATCAGAAAATATACACAATGATGCCCTATACGATTATCAGCTTCAAGGGTTAAAATGGATGTTTGATAATTTTAAATCTAAGAGGAGCGTTATTCTTGCTG ATGAAATGGGTCTTGGAAAAACTGTCCAAGTTGTTAGCTTTCTCAGCCACATAATCAAGGGAAGTTTCACCACATCTCCTGCGTTGGTTCTTGCTCCAAAGAGCATCCTACTGCAATGGAAAAAG GAATTTGATCGCTGGGCACACGATCTTAATATTGTTGTTTACCAAGGAGATAAGGACTCCAGAAAGTGTATTCAAGCTCATGAAATGTACTCTTCCGAAAGGAAGACTCTATTTGATGCTCTAGTGACAAGTTATGAGATTGTCCAAATTGATAAAGCAGTTCTACAAAAAATTAAGTGGTCAACGATTGTCA TTGATGAGGCTCACAGATTGAAGAAGCTTGATTGCAATCTCGCATCCTGCCTAAAGAAATATAGCTCAGAATTCAGGTTGCTACTTACA GGAACACCGTTGCAAAATAACATCTTGGAATTGTTTTCGTTGCTTCATTATATTGATCCAGATGAGTTCTCTGACCCAAAGGCTGATGCGTTGTTCTCACCAATTGAATCTGAACTGGATTTGACAATTGATGAAAAAATTGCTCGCATTCATGATATTTTGAAGCCCAG GATGTTGAGGAGAATGAAATCTGATGTGCTAAAAGATTCTATGCCTACAAAGAAGTGGGTAGAAGTTCCGTGTGCGCTTGCAGATTCTCAGAGAGATCTTTACATTAATATTCTAGAGAAGAACTACTCAAAGTTGAACAGTGCTATTCAGTATG GTAGGAAGCTTTCTCTGAACAACGTACTTATGGAGCTGAGAAAATGCTGTAATCATCCA TATCTATTTCCAGGATTGGAAGTTAAACAGAAAGCAGGAGAAGATGTTTTCCAGTCACTTGTTTCTGCATCAGGGAAACTTCAACTCTTACACAAG TTGCTCCCAAAATTGAAAGAAAGAGGGGACCGTGTACTGATTTTCTCCCAGATGACGAAGATGCTTGATATTCTTGAGGATTTCCTTTCCTTCCTGGGATACAAATATGCACG CATTGATGGACAGACAGCACTCTCCGCGAGGCAGGAGAGCATAAAAGAATACAACAACACTGAAAGTGAAACATTTATTTTCTTGATGTCAACTCGTGCTGGTGGTCTAGGTATTGACCTG CCTGGTGCTAATAGAGTAATTATATATG ATCCAGACTTCAACCCATTTATGGACTTGCAAGCACAGTCCAGGGCTCATCGGATTGGCCAGACCCGACCGGTGGTTGTTTACCAGCTTATTACAAAATGTTCTGTTGAAGAGAAGATACTGCAGAAGTCTAAACAGAAGCTGGCAATTGAAAATATGTTGATGAACTCTTccgactccaagaagccaagggtgGACGAGCTGCAGTCCATTCTACTACATGGAGCCAAGACAATTGTGGACAAAAAGAAGATCAATGCTGTATCAATTCATTATGATGACGAGGCCATCGACAATCTCCTCAAGTTAGACCCTTCTAGTGGCGAGATGTGCACTTCAGATGACAATGGTTATCTTGGCAGCATTGTGAGTTTTGCTCATGGTGCCGAGGACGTAGTACCTCCCTCCCCCAACGTTGAGGATCTGAAAGTGTTCAAGCCTGCCACTCCAAAGGTGGATCTTGGACGCGGGAGAAGGCCAAGGAATGTGGTGAAATATTTCGAGGAGGTGGACAATGAAGATAGCGATGATATGTATGCCCCAGAGCCTTCCTCGGAGTCCAGCAGCTCTTCGTCTGATGATGAAACAGAGCAAGAAATTCCTGAAGTAGCAAGCGCTAGAACTGAAGTAGCTGTCAAGACTGAAGCAGCGACTGTTGTGAAGCTGGAAGTAGCTCCTAGTCCTGGCAGCGCCTTGACTAACTCAGACTCCGGCAGCTCCGGCAGCTCTTCATCGGATGATGAAAAGGAAGAGGTGAAGCCTGTAGTAGCAGGTGTGAATCCTTGA